In Cryptomeria japonica chromosome 10, Sugi_1.0, whole genome shotgun sequence, a genomic segment contains:
- the LOC131055584 gene encoding 7-deoxyloganetin glucosyltransferase: MAGERRPHAVLVPFPAQGHINPMMRLANKLVEQGFVISFVNTDYNHFRIAQANKSIANGFDSREGKSHGAIRWVVVPDGLPPTDTRTDIASLCHVTENIIVSFIDNLIGEMKKQNPQENICLITDCMASTALDAAKRHRIPMAALWTSLTATYAMLYNLPNLISSSLLPSNGVPKDCTMVKYLPSMLPLCSAQLPWAVGFNETQQEFIFRFIERYMERTRELKWVLFNSFYHLEAPIIDALIAQGASVCSIGPCIPSPRLNGEVHSDITANFWSEEAECLEWLDKQSHNSVVYVSFGSLAIVNQRQLEEFALGLEATQKPVLWVLRSDLMDGSSAVLRPGFMEATKDRAYFVPWCPQMQVLSHPSISCFITHCGWNSIVESIAMGVPMLCWPYFADQFLNCVYVVDMWKIGLAFITDSDGTVRKGEIEKAVRIVFEDETMKTRVMKLREKAKDAVKGETGSSSANFQNFVKAMREEICDK, translated from the exons atggCTGGAGAGAGGAGACCTCATGCTGTTCTGGTTCCTTTCCCCGCCCAAGGCCATATCAATCCCATGATGCGGCTGGCGAACAAATTGGTTGAACAAGGATTTGTAATCAGTTTCGTCAATACCGATTACAACCATTTTCGTATTGCACAGGCCAACAAATCCATCGCCAATGGCTTTGATTCTCGGGAAGGTAAAAGTCATGGCGCTATTCGTTGGGTAGTCGTCCCAGATGGCCTTCCTCCCACCGATACTCGCACAGACATAGCCAGTTTGTGCCATGTGACAGAAAACATCATCGTTTCCTTCATCGACAATCTCATTGGGGAGATGAAAAAGCAGAACCCTCAGGAGAACATCTGTTTGATAACGGACTGTATGGCGTCCACCGCGTTAGATGCAGCCAAACGCCACCGAATTCCAATGGCTGCTCTCTGGACCTCACTTACTGCCACCTATGCCATGCTCTATAATTTGCCCAATCTCATCTCctcctctcttcttccttcaaaTG GAGTCCCCAAGGATTGTACGATGGTGAAATACCTTCCCTCCATGCTGCCTCTCTGCTCTGCACAGCTTCCTTGGGCTGTTGGATTCAACGAAACCCAGCAAGAGTTTATCTTCCGCTTCATTGAGCGTTACATGGAAAGAACGAGAGAGCTCAAGTGGGTGTTATTCAATTCTTTCTATCATCTGGAAGCCCCTATAATCGATGCCCTAATCGCCCAAGGAGCATCGGTCTGTTCAATTGGTCCCTGTATCCCTTCTCCCCGTCTGAATGGGGAAGTTCATTCAGATATCACGGCGAACTTCTGGTCAGAGGAAGCAGAATGTCTGGAGTGGCTAGACAAGCAGTCTCATAATAGTGTGGTGTACGTGTCCTTCGGAAGCCTGGCAATAGTGAACCAGAGACAGTTAGAAGAATTTGCGCTGGGTTTGGAGGCTACCCAGAAACCGGTTCTGTGGGTTCTGCGAAGTGATCTCATGGACGGTTCAAGCGCTGTACTTCGTCCAGGATTCATGGAAGCCACCAAAGATCGGGCATATTTTGTGCCATGGTGTCCACAGATGCAGGTTCTTTCTCATCCTTCTATTTCTTGTTTTATCACTCACTGTGGATGGAATTCCATAGTGGAGAGCATCGCCATGGGAGTGCCCATGCTCTGCTGGCCTTACTTTGCAGATCAGTTTTTGAACTGTGTTTATGTGGTAGACATGTGGAAGATTGGGCTGGCTTTTATTACAGACAGCGATGGAACAGTAAGAAAGGGGGAGATCGAGAAGGCGGTGCGGATAGTGTTTGAAGATGAGACAATGAAGACAAGAGTGATGAAATTAAGGGAGAAAGCAAAAGATGCAGTGAAGGGCGAAACAGGATCCTCTTCTGCAAATTTTCAAAACTTTGTGAAGGCGATGAGGGAGGAAATCTGTGACAAATAA